DNA from Branchiostoma lanceolatum isolate klBraLanc5 chromosome 6, klBraLanc5.hap2, whole genome shotgun sequence:
AACTATCATTACAGGGCCAGCTCGCTCTCGTTCCCGGGCTACTCTTCCAACCAGGAGGGGTTCTCCTCCCCGGGAGACTTGAGTTTGATGTTGAACTGCTTCAGTGTCGCTTCCAGGGCCGTCTGGTTTCCCGCGAAGTAGGCCGAGATCGCGTTGTGGAAGAGGAGCAGCTGCTTGTGCATGACcttcacctgaggtcatatgcAAACGAAGGAAAGACAATCaggaaaatatgtcaaaattctTGGTACAAATTGGGTGATTGTAGGAAGAACTTCTGTGTGTTTTCTCTGTAAGTTTAACCTCCAAGATCTTTCGCCTAGATTTTTAAGTACCTTTACTTTTTAAGGCACACAGACCCTACATTCTTCCTCATATGTGCAGCAGACTGACCATACAGAAATCCATCTGCATATCATTGGTGATGCTTTTGCAACATTCTTCATCAAtgaacagcagcagcagcaaacAAAATCACATTCATGCGAGCATTGCCCAACTTTGAGATGCAGCACAGAAAAGGAACATTCCATGACGAACACAATCACAAAGCCATGCTGACACTAGGAAAGGAAAACATGGTGACAGGCTTTAAGTTACGTGGCTGTCAAGGCAACATGTCGGTGACCTACGAtagaaaaactgaacaaaaacaaaaactccaCTTCCAcaaacattgatttttgccactaCAAACAGGCCAGGATGGTACATGGTACAAGAGGTGGTCAGTAAGCTCTCGGCCACaaccagaaataaggtgcagaactcaaatttcggggcatgATTATTAAGTATAAAGCCTTTTGtcaatgtctaccaaaattcaaatcattactttgcaggcaaAGTACACCTAGTTAAATTAGGTGAGAGAGAAGGGCtaaaaaacatggacaattgagctgcgacctgaggtgcgCGGGTCAACTttctctgctgaaagtcagatacccacttctttctaATTGAAATACGAAGAGAATCCTCATAAAACATTCTGACAATGTCTTTGCagatttcatggcatgaggaacacgacccacacagctctgatcacagtttgCCTTTCTTgccacttacctactgattttcaaaaggacATTGACTAAATGAaaacaatttgaaatttggtggatattgacttcatactacataattatgcccccaaatttgagttgtgcaccttatttctgggtgaggccaagaacttattgatcacccctcctAACAGCCAAAGAACAACCTCTCTCAGTGAGTCTCACTCTCAGAGAGGCCACAAGACAAAAACTTCACATGTGGCCAGCTTTACAGACAGCCGTGTTACCTTATTATCTTCCAATAGCGAAAGCTTGACAGCCACGTCACCGCTAAGCCTAGAAAACTTGTCCTGGTGAGGCTATGTGTACGGCAAAACCAGACGTCGCATGTCAGTGTGTGAAATGCAACGATGGCtgatatgtttgtgttttgtggctaagaccctgttcataccaggatttgcaTATCAGGATTCACCCAGGCATGGGATTGATCTCGGTTTGCAATTACTGGTATGAACAGTCTGAATCTGGCTCCAAAGGGGGAGGGTAATCCTGTTTGTCCGAATCTACGTCATGAGGTTGATTCAGCGGATCTGATTGGAATCAATTACATGAATGGGGGAAGCTTAGCCTGATTCTGGAATCCTAGTAGGAATGCTGTCTAACCTTTCTGGTGAAAAAGCTGCTCAGTGGACAACCTGGACTAAAAAACTGGTTACCTGGCAGCTTTTAGCTAAAATAGTTGAGTAACCAAGTATTTCACACACTGAAAGTGGAACCTGCAGCACTTGAaacgtgtgtacatgtataggtgTAGCAGTAGACAGTAGCATGTTATAAGGACAATGTTAAACTATCAAGTATGTGATAAGCTATacacagaaaacagaaaaaatttGTGATGTTATAGAGAGAATCATGCAAAGTAAGTGACAAAGGGATCAGAATGTTACATAATTCAATTACTTTCTAAAGTCAGTTGGAAGGGGACAGAGATGAAGCTTGTTGTGTCTTTTCTTTCCTGTGGATTACATGCCTCTTGGTCCCTAAAATGGTGCAGCATTAAGCCTCCCCAACTGAAATCATCGGCAATATATATAGAACAGCCTGGAGGGCATTTGTATTCCGAGCAATCACAGACTTTGAAGATAAAGAAGGCAGCGCCTTAATGCTGCAAGGACCAAACGCCATAGGGCAGCAGAGACAGCAGTCCTGACGACCGACCACCAATGTGCGAAGTGCGGACGGCTGTGTGCCTCAAGTTTTGGACTTAGAAGCCACATGAGGTCACATCCTGCGTGAGAGAtactgacagtcatcttcgactCAAAGGACTGCCATGAAGAAGGATTACATGACACAAAGTTCTCACCTTATTTTCCTCCAGAAATTTAAGCTTAACGGCGACGTCCCCCCTGAGCCTGTCGAACTTGTCCTTGTGAGCCTGGAAGTTACTGTCTGCATCCTTCATTCTGGCCTGAACTGCTGCATCTTTGGGTCCCAACTGCAGCTGTTCCAGGTCCGTCCTGTATGCATCATACTCCACCCTGCAATGTCAAGGAACAAGCAAGGAATGATGACTAAATGGCTTCTGCATATCAATCAGCtaatatcttcttcttttttcagtCTAACTCGAAGCGTAATGGTTTTTCGGTAGCTGACAGTACAATGCCGCTTTGTTACGGCTCGCTTTTATAGCCAAGCTCTGCGAAtcaaccctactcttctcgataagtgtgatgggttcttttacgtgcagaggtttaacgCTTGAGGTTTATTCCCGAGGATCCCATTCCTCATACATGGGACTACTGGCTTTACATCATAATTCTAAATGAGGAGTATATAATTGCCCTTCAGTACAACACAATAGCTTTCCAGACATGGCTCAAGACTGAACTAAAATCTAACTTACTTCAGCTTTCTGCCTATTTACTATACAAGGTAATAGGTAATTATTTACTCAAACAAGTCACAAAAATAACTTAAACAAGTCACAAAATCTACtctaaaatgtcacaaaatctattcagttgtttgagtaacttttgtctTATTTATAAAAAGGTTGATTGGCTGACATGCCCAAAGCGCCCCCTACCTGGCCTGCTCATATTGCCTTATTGTCAGCAGTGTGTCCTCCATGGTCTTGTTGACTAGCGTGTTCACGTTAGACGTGAAGAAGTTGATTGCGCTCAGCAGGGTTTCCCCATTCTTACACAAGGCCTTCTGCGTCTCTGCGTTGTACGTGAACTCTTCCTGCAACTCTGGTGACTTCTGGGCTAGATCTGTCAACACAGACAAATGTGGTTTaacagcgctcgtgagtgcgactcgcacacaatatgtatgcgaccagtttcttgagaatgcgactagatttaaaatcacggtcgcacggtgcgacaatccaaaattaagacctgcgccaggataatggctgcagaacaaagcggtaagccgaaaatataggtattccaacgctaccgcgaatatcgtcggtgaattttctatcatgttcccacacccgcgggacaaaaactatccgttcctagtggcaaagttacccatagaaataaaggatataagtttctctcctttgtggtgtatttgtttgatttgtaaaatgtttcaaacgcctaaactttgtcgatgaaagtgagcgctcgccggacgctcgctgttttcaatggcggccatgatgtttatgaaaaatagaccgcagcagaatgaaaggcttgtttcctgcggtcatatttatacctgttcaagcgatgatttttacgatcaaaaattgatgaatcaactcaagtggagttttatttaaaaaaatatcaaattttctttttgtcaccggtatcatttcaaagctcattacctgcccgttgttatggtgctgcatgtactttcattctgctgctgtctatactgcacagcggcgaatcacaaagctttccccatgcggtcgggtcggcctgtcattggatgacggcgccgcgcggtcctgacgcgcgaaatttgaactacgcgtttcgaagttcccgatttgactgggtcggcacaaacagatcatttttgatactattttgagcaagaattttaaggatatttaagtattttggattatctgtagacagagggtgagggtaaaaagaaaggaaatacctgtaaaaatgttgaacttgatgccagcagtgaagtttcaaattatggaatatgactttatttgttttggtcatgaacccaatagataagttctagagtcatctatttatttatcattcaaggttatgtgaatcattacctgccttgttccaagtaaaaaataccattgtgtatttttcaacttgttgaacttgaggcaccgtggcccccggataggggccagccggggaacctatgcccaatttttctaaaaatccatcgtactagtatcagtatgtaggaaggtattgaatgaattgaattgccaattgttctgcaccatcaatgtaggtttttatcttttatgatctattcaaatactttattcccggttgttaacgtataacattgattaataggagtattatttggtatagccaagacttttgcttgttcttccaactttttgtagtggtgcccctagatttttgctggtgctcctaacttttttgagttaggagcacagtgctcctaggcctaaaagttagtctggagccctgtttaaagaaaaaattgtttttgtgTATGAAGACCACAGCTACCCTAAATTTCATTCATGGGCCCTACACATATGtgaatataaattataatgtgaGACATGTCGAAGCTGCTCTGTACCTAAACAAGGGGACTATaagtttatttattggttcaatCAATCtactattgttaatgttataacAAGTATTTTTTTCAGTTCTACAAGGACAGCAGTTGTCAGAATAGTAAAAAATGTGATCTTTCTGAAAACTAGTGTTGGGGCTGTCATTGTTGAAAAGTTATATGTTTTCAAAGGTTTGGGAGATGTAGGAATGGATGTTTAGTTGTCATTTTATTTCCAACTTTACTGTAGGATAAATGTAGCATCACAGAGGTGCTGATGATATCACTCATTTGCTTAGCCTTGAAAGATTAATGAAATTAACTTCAGTTCGTTTTAAAAGATTTATAGATATTGGTTTTCAGCTTTTAGTATCTTATACTGCCACTTAATTCCCCTCACTATTGATCATCTATCCCCTCACTATTGATTATAGACTATACAAATTCTTTGCAAAATAAACTTTGATAAATGCACAATAATTGATACAATCAGGAAGGTTATTTCACCCTGATTTCCAATATTGATATGTGTGTGATTATCACACAGCAAGCAGTAAAATACTATGACCTTGCTTTACAAGAGAAAGGCCTGCACTCTGCACAATCAGTTTTGTAATTTGTTGTGTTTGCCTTCACCTAACCACCGAGGCAATGTCCATGGTCTCTCTTACCATTGTAATAGTTTGAGTTCTGCATCTGGCTTTGTAAGGTCTCTGCACATGCTGTAGAATATGGACAATTTGGCCCCATTAAAAATTTTCCTACACTATAACGGTTAAGTTGGAATGGGCCAGCAGCAGAAAGTTGTGAGAGGTTTCGGACTGCAAAGCCAATAGTAGATTGAGACATATTATTAGAACTAGAAGTAAGATAGACAAGCCACAAAGAGACCATTTTGCAGAGACTCAAagagatacacatgtacatattttcttTTGAGCCAAGGATTATGATGGGAGATTTTACAGATTGCAGTAAACTGatcataaaaattcatttttttgcatgAATACAATCTATGTCTTTTCTTAGGTTAAGAATCACTGTCTCTCTATTGGAATGATGGCAAATTAATATCATAGCTAGCAGAACAGGCCAtttctacatgtagatacatgctacaaaatgaacatgtacatgtacatgtatgtactcatTGTGGACGCTACCATATTGCTGCTATTGCCCTATAAAAATTTCAGAAGTGAAAAATCTTTAATGGAGAAAACATTAGAAATAGTAGATGCAGATTCAAATTTTCGCAAAATCTACACCAGTCCCCTAAATCaacaaagtccattttttagttTTACAGACCAAAACTAATACCATCATCAAATTCAGATAAACCATGGTGGATGTACAAAGGACACGAGCTAACCTGAGAAAGTGTCTCCCAGGGCCCTCTGTGTCTGCACCACGTTGTAGAAGTGGGAGGCCATGCCGCGCGCCAGGCGCAGAACCTGCTGGTACTTGCGCTGCGTGTCCCGTAGAACCTCGATCTGAGCCTCCAGCTGCAGGTCCACCGTCCGCGAACCACGGCCGAACCGTTCCGACAAGATCTGCCTCGTGCATTTGATCTGTTTTAAGCTCCAGTTTTTGATTGACTCAATTTTGGACACGGCGTTGGCCATGGACTGTGGTGGAGGGCCGCCCTCTGCGTGGTGCTCTATCGCTGTGGGGGGTGGTCTTGCTGCTCGGGAGGGGAGGGGGAAGAAGTATGGCAAACTTGTTAGTCTATAAAAGTCTGTAAACTTCATGTATGTTCAGAGTTAAAAATGCAAAACCAGGTTGAAACAGTTGTTCTAAACAGCCAAAGTCAAGAGCTTGCATTCTGTACACTTTGCAATATTACAATATTTTGCAGTACCAGGTTAGAATAATTAACGAACAGCCAAAGGCAATAACTTGCATTTTTGCACATTGTAGTGTTGCAAAATTTTGTTGTACATGCTGTAGTGAAATGTGAGAAAATGCAAACATGCATCCACTTTACTAAAACTGAGATGAATGTAGCAAGCATACCAATGAAATATGAGAAAggaaccatgtacatgtatgtgtgaagtGTTACAGGCTACATGAAAAAAGCAAATGACATGCAATGGATTTAGTATGATAAATAGAACCACATATATTCCACGTGCCAGAGTATCATGCACAGCAGTGTGTGAAACGTGTAAGTATCTGCTGTGTTGTGCAGATGGGTTTTAAAAATGGGCTTTGCAAGGTTTGTGGTTTCTTAGGACCCTAATCCATGTGCATGAACTATTGATGTATGCATCATTTCGTGTGATATAACAGGCCACTTCCATGTATGTCTCAATCCTTTTTGTCTTGTGAATGTGATATCGATTTGAGATGAAAACtgttcttaaaggcaaccagagcAATATTTGGGCCCagaaatcggattttgaaagtcaatttattcagtcatttctatacatgatttgttcaaacaacactatcacaatgtatatgatgccaaaatatgacattgttgtgatgtgagaactcactgaaaatcatcgccagagtttttgtaggctcgcgaaactaagggggtAATCGTACAGCACATTTTTGCACAggtttgaaatgctcaaagtatgaagctaAACGCAGATGTGCTAAACAGTATTAGTaagtgtcactaccataaagatttcagtattttctttattttcatttttgggccctattaaatattgctttggttgcctttaacacctAAGTAATAGGATTTTGAGAAGACCAAATCTAGCAAAGTCCATTTTGAAACACACAACTTTCACACACCGACTACAGGTCAACGTGCTAAAGGATCATGCTGGATGGAAGACAGGTAGGGTGTGTTAGTATTGAGCCATGCCTCCTCGTTAGAAATGTAAATTATACATTGAAATTAattaacaaaatcaaacaaatgagGTGCATACTCAGCCCGCGTGTTAGAAGTTAGAACCACGGCACTCAAAGTCAGGATGGGCCAGTAAACACTGAAAGGACACTGTCTGTCTATTGGGAATTCTTAACAAAATTtatgtagagtccattccaagtcaccacacgggttTTTGAGTGATAATTgtaatatcttcgaattattgttaTATAATCATAAACTGttataaatatttacaaatgtttagaaaaaaagtaaatatgagagtaacatgttttagaaaatttttcaagaatttgcaaacatttcgaaactGACTGTCAAAAGaggtcatttttcaaaacaaatttgaaatataaacTGGTTTGTTTCAAGTTTCGAAACatttcgaaataaagatattggtcatttgccccccgtaacgagccgctaatcCTACCAAAGCCTGTTTTGGATCGGAGGTGGACCGCCGACCGAGCAGGAAGTCAGCGTGCCGTGACACCGTCTCCGAGTTCCTCTAGTCCAGATTTCTACTGTAGTTTTGCTACTCAAAAAGGGCCAGCAAATGTTGCTAATGATCAGGAACCAACAGTGGTCAAAGGACAAGACGTAATGAGCAAAAACAAAACGTTTATCCACGCCAAATTAGCCCGACATTTGGCACAATGCAAAGGGACAGCCGGAAAGGCGGCCGCTACTTAGGAGAATCTATTCTTTATGTAGGGGGGCAAACTCCTTGTAAATACTTTAAACCAAcgtaaaatgattacaaatacgAAAATTTCTCAGTAAAAATGTAGCACTGAAATACTGTTATACTTAAATTCTGTATTTTAAATCTTAACTTATGTTGAAAGATagatatataatgatatttcagaCAGCGTGTTCCCTGCAAACAGCCCGCGTCATGCCGTCTGCCGGGAATTCAACAACACGAGCGCGGGCATGAAGTTTTGATTGCGAGACAAAATCCACGATCTGACACTCTTCATCTCAGGAACAATAAAGCCTCTATGCTTTACCCTGTTGGCTGATTGACGTTTTTAATTTGCACTGGGACAGGGAATTGCTGAAGGTCAGTTGATTAGTCCCAGAGAACATGTGCTGGCGTGcctctggggaggggggcagcctaCTATTACAACTTCCGTCAGTACTTTCTGTTATTTTTTCTATCGCATTTGGCTGGTTTCTGCAAGATTTTTAGGTTTGATTGATAGGGAAGCCAAGGGATTGggcactgataatgtttctttggGATTGTTGTGCTGCTTAAGTTATTGGTAGACCCGTTAACTGTTTGTTTAGGTTACTCCCGACCGGCCGGCTGTGAGAGCACAGCGGGGTGTGAGCGCTGCCTTTCttcgtctatttttgggtgtaatctaactaattaacagcagactgcgaatttcttctttcgaaaaaaagataggaaattCGAAATAAAGGCAGGGGGATGTaatcaatctttagaaagtatcaaaaatattgtTCTCGTGCCATAAATAATTTGAATATTCCACAACAACGTTGGAACAATTACAAAGTGTAAACATATTTCGAAATGTTTGGAAACTATGGAATCTGGATTACAAATACttacaaaagtttcagattaattctaaacaatggcaacaaacacccgtgcggtgacttggaatggactctatgtaTGAATGCATCATCTAAAATATTGACAGATTTTAAATCAAAAGATTTGAgcaaaaaatattattttgaaaATCACAGTAGAATTATTGCACAAAGTCATATTTGGTGCCTGGCAAACAATTTTTTCAACTAAAAGTTATTAGATTTAGATTTGCAAATCTAATGGTAAACCCCTGTGGTACTGGCCCATCCTTCCAACACCTCTTTTACCAAATTCATCAGCTTCATAATCCTCTAGTTCTTGAGTCGAACCTGGTGCTTGATACTGTGGCGGTTTTACTGTGGACGCCAACCTACTTCCCACATAGGGGTTAGGAGGAGGCACCGGCCCCGTCGGGGAACGTTGCTGTTGGGACGGCGCCGTCGGCGAATTCAAACGGACCCCGCTGAACGGCGTCGGTGCTACAGTTGTCGGTGTGTCTCCCGATCCGCCCTGGACCGCGCTGCTGTTGTTGAGGTTTGGGCCGTCTTGAAGcattttcttcaagtccctCTCGAAGGTGTCGTCCTCCGGGGCATCGTTCGGCGTGCCGTTACTCGTGATGGGGATCTCTGATGTTAAAGGGGCGGTGGCCTCTGTCATGGTGACAGCCTACTGGGCATGTATCTGAGGAAACACAAGCAAACATCAACCATAAGACAAACAGGAAGTTTCCCGTGTTGGCTTTTACTTTTAGTTGTGATTTGTTTGATATCCGGTTTTGCTATATTACGTTATCCTACCTGCGTACGTGAAGCACAAAATATTGATTAAAAGAACTAAACACTGTATAGCAATACACGCACATCAATCAATAATggtgcagggtgcgaaatacttttttgagccaggttgcccggtGGGCAACCTGTGGGaaaagctaggttgcacatcaaaatttcaggttgccccacctacattcaccatttgcGGTGACGTCAAAAATGACATCTTTCGGGAGCGATATATTGGGATTTtcgaaaaattgggcataggttccccggctggcccctatccgggggccacggtgcctcaagttcaacaagttgaaaaatacacaatggtattttttttacttgtaacaaggc
Protein-coding regions in this window:
- the LOC136437278 gene encoding arfaptin-2-like isoform X6 is translated as MTEATAPLTSEIPITSNGTPNDAPEDDTFERDLKKMLQDGPNLNNSSAVQGGSGDTPTTVAPTPFSGVRLNSPTAPSQQQRSPTGPVPPPNPYVGSRLASTVKPPQYQAPGSTQELEDYEADEFAARPPPTAIEHHAEGGPPPQSMANAVSKIESIKNWSLKQIKCTRQILSERFGRGSRTVDLQLEAQIEVLRDTQRKYQQVLRLARGMASHFYNVVQTQRALGDTFSACAETLQSQMQNSNYYNDLAQKSPELQEEFTYNAETQKALCKNGETLLSAINFFTSNVNTLVNKTMEDTLLTIRQYEQARVEYDAYRTDLEQLQLGPKDAAVQARMKDADSNFQAHKDKFDRLRGDVAVKLKFLEENKVKVMHKQLLLFHNAISAYFAGNQTALEATLKQFNIKLKSPGEENPSWLEE
- the LOC136437278 gene encoding arfaptin-2-like isoform X3, whose protein sequence is MTEATAPLTSEIPITSNGTPNDAPEDDTFERDLKKMLQDGPNLNNSSAVQGGSGDTPTTVAPTPFSGVRLNSPTAPSQQQRSPTGPVPPPNPYVGSRLASTVKPPQYQAPAARPPPTAIEHHAEGGPPPQSMANAVSKIESIKNWSLKQIKCTRQILSERFGRGSRTVDLQLEAQIEVLRDTQRKYQQVLRLARGMASHFYNVVQTQRALGDTFSACAETLQSQMQNSNYYNDLAQKSPELQEEFTYNAETQKALCKNGETLLSAINFFTSNVNTLVNKTMEDTLLTIRQYEQARVEYDAYRTDLEQLQLGPKDAAVQARMKDADSNFQAHKDKFDRLRGDVAVKLKFLEENKPHQDKFSRLSGDVAVKLSLLEDNKVKVMHKQLLLFHNAISAYFAGNQTALEATLKQFNIKLKSPGEENPSWLEE
- the LOC136437278 gene encoding arfaptin-2-like isoform X1, with the protein product MTEATAPLTSEIPITSNGTPNDAPEDDTFERDLKKMLQDGPNLNNSSAVQGGSGDTPTTVAPTPFSGVRLNSPTAPSQQQRSPTGPVPPPNPYVGSRLASTVKPPQYQAPGSTQELEDYEADEFAARPPPTAIEHHAEGGPPPQSMANAVSKIESIKNWSLKQIKCTRQILSERFGRGSRTVDLQLEAQIEVLRDTQRKYQQVLRLARGMASHFYNVVQTQRALGDTFSACAETLQSQMQNSNYYNDLAQKSPELQEEFTYNAETQKALCKNGETLLSAINFFTSNVNTLVNKTMEDTLLTIRQYEQARVEYDAYRTDLEQLQLGPKDAAVQARMKDADSNFQAHKDKFDRLRGDVAVKLKFLEENKPHQDKFSRLSGDVAVKLSLLEDNKVKVMHKQLLLFHNAISAYFAGNQTALEATLKQFNIKLKSPGEENPSWLEE
- the LOC136437278 gene encoding arfaptin-2-like isoform X10 is translated as MTEATAPLTSEIPITSNGTPNDAPEDDTFERDLKKMLQDGPNLNNSSAVQGGSGDTPTTVAPTPFSGVRLNSPTAPSQQQRSPTGPVPPPNPYVGTARPPPTAIEHHAEGGPPPQSMANAVSKIESIKNWSLKQIKCTRQILSERFGRGSRTVDLQLEAQIEVLRDTQRKYQQVLRLARGMASHFYNVVQTQRALGDTFSDLAQKSPELQEEFTYNAETQKALCKNGETLLSAINFFTSNVNTLVNKTMEDTLLTIRQYEQARVEYDAYRTDLEQLQLGPKDAAVQARMKDADSNFQAHKDKFDRLRGDVAVKLKFLEENKPHQDKFSRLSGDVAVKLSLLEDNKVKVMHKQLLLFHNAISAYFAGNQTALEATLKQFNIKLKSPGEENPSWLEE
- the LOC136437278 gene encoding arfaptin-2-like isoform X9, whose amino-acid sequence is MTEATAPLTSEIPITSNGTPNDAPEDDTFERDLKKMLQDGPNLNNSSAVQGGSGDTPTTVAPTPFSGVRLNSPTAPSQQQRSPTGPVPPPNPYVGSRLASTVKPPQYQAPGSTQELEDYEADEFAARPPPTAIEHHAEGGPPPQSMANAVSKIESIKNWSLKQIKCTRQILSERFGRGSRTVDLQLEAQIEVLRDTQRKYQQVLRLARGMASHFYNVVQTQRALGDTFSDLAQKSPELQEEFTYNAETQKALCKNGETLLSAINFFTSNVNTLVNKTMEDTLLTIRQYEQARVEYDAYRTDLEQLQLGPKDAAVQARMKDADSNFQAHKDKFDRLRGDVAVKLKFLEENKVKVMHKQLLLFHNAISAYFAGNQTALEATLKQFNIKLKSPGEENPSWLEE
- the LOC136437278 gene encoding arfaptin-2-like isoform X8 produces the protein MTEATAPLTSEIPITSNGTPNDAPEDDTFERDLKKMLQDGPNLNNSSAVQGGSGDTPTTVAPTPFSGVRLNSPTAPSQQQRSPTGPVPPPNPYVGTRPPPTAIEHHAEGGPPPQSMANAVSKIESIKNWSLKQIKCTRQILSERFGRGSRTVDLQLEAQIEVLRDTQRKYQQVLRLARGMASHFYNVVQTQRALGDTFSACAETLQSQMQNSNYYNDLAQKSPELQEEFTYNAETQKALCKNGETLLSAINFFTSNVNTLVNKTMEDTLLTIRQYEQARVEYDAYRTDLEQLQLGPKDAAVQARMKDADSNFQAHKDKFDRLRGDVAVKLKFLEENKPHQDKFSRLSGDVAVKLSLLEDNKVKVMHKQLLLFHNAISAYFAGNQTALEATLKQFNIKLKSPGEENPSWLEE
- the LOC136437278 gene encoding arfaptin-2-like isoform X7, coding for MTEATAPLTSEIPITSNGTPNDAPEDDTFERDLKKMLQDGPNLNNSSAVQGGSGDTPTTVAPTPFSGVRLNSPTAPSQQQRSPTGPVPPPNPYVGTARPPPTAIEHHAEGGPPPQSMANAVSKIESIKNWSLKQIKCTRQILSERFGRGSRTVDLQLEAQIEVLRDTQRKYQQVLRLARGMASHFYNVVQTQRALGDTFSACAETLQSQMQNSNYYNDLAQKSPELQEEFTYNAETQKALCKNGETLLSAINFFTSNVNTLVNKTMEDTLLTIRQYEQARVEYDAYRTDLEQLQLGPKDAAVQARMKDADSNFQAHKDKFDRLRGDVAVKLKFLEENKPHQDKFSRLSGDVAVKLSLLEDNKVKVMHKQLLLFHNAISAYFAGNQTALEATLKQFNIKLKSPGEENPSWLEE
- the LOC136437278 gene encoding arfaptin-2-like isoform X5, with the translated sequence MTEATAPLTSEIPITSNGTPNDAPEDDTFERDLKKMLQDGPNLNNSSAVQGGSGDTPTTVAPTPFSGVRLNSPTAPSQQQRSPTGPVPPPNPYVGSRLASTVKPPQYQAPGSTQELEDYEADEFAARPPPTAIEHHAEGGPPPQSMANAVSKIESIKNWSLKQIKCTRQILSERFGRGSRTVDLQLEAQIEVLRDTQRKYQQVLRLARGMASHFYNVVQTQRALGDTFSDLAQKSPELQEEFTYNAETQKALCKNGETLLSAINFFTSNVNTLVNKTMEDTLLTIRQYEQARVEYDAYRTDLEQLQLGPKDAAVQARMKDADSNFQAHKDKFDRLRGDVAVKLKFLEENKPHQDKFSRLSGDVAVKLSLLEDNKVKVMHKQLLLFHNAISAYFAGNQTALEATLKQFNIKLKSPGEENPSWLEE
- the LOC136437278 gene encoding arfaptin-2-like isoform X4; amino-acid sequence: MTEATAPLTSEIPITSNGTPNDAPEDDTFERDLKKMLQDGPNLNNSSAVQGGSGDTPTTVAPTPFSGVRLNSPTAPSQQQRSPTGPVPPPNPYVGSRLASTVKPPQYQAPARPPPTAIEHHAEGGPPPQSMANAVSKIESIKNWSLKQIKCTRQILSERFGRGSRTVDLQLEAQIEVLRDTQRKYQQVLRLARGMASHFYNVVQTQRALGDTFSACAETLQSQMQNSNYYNDLAQKSPELQEEFTYNAETQKALCKNGETLLSAINFFTSNVNTLVNKTMEDTLLTIRQYEQARVEYDAYRTDLEQLQLGPKDAAVQARMKDADSNFQAHKDKFDRLRGDVAVKLKFLEENKPHQDKFSRLSGDVAVKLSLLEDNKVKVMHKQLLLFHNAISAYFAGNQTALEATLKQFNIKLKSPGEENPSWLEE
- the LOC136437278 gene encoding arfaptin-2-like isoform X2; its protein translation is MTEATAPLTSEIPITSNGTPNDAPEDDTFERDLKKMLQDGPNLNNSSAVQGGSGDTPTTVAPTPFSGVRLNSPTAPSQQQRSPTGPVPPPNPYVGSRLASTVKPPQYQAPGSTQELEDYEADEFARPPPTAIEHHAEGGPPPQSMANAVSKIESIKNWSLKQIKCTRQILSERFGRGSRTVDLQLEAQIEVLRDTQRKYQQVLRLARGMASHFYNVVQTQRALGDTFSACAETLQSQMQNSNYYNDLAQKSPELQEEFTYNAETQKALCKNGETLLSAINFFTSNVNTLVNKTMEDTLLTIRQYEQARVEYDAYRTDLEQLQLGPKDAAVQARMKDADSNFQAHKDKFDRLRGDVAVKLKFLEENKPHQDKFSRLSGDVAVKLSLLEDNKVKVMHKQLLLFHNAISAYFAGNQTALEATLKQFNIKLKSPGEENPSWLEE